A region from the Arthrobacter roseus genome encodes:
- a CDS encoding tripartite tricarboxylate transporter permease, translating into MDAFSDLANGFANAFELQYLIYAAIGVTLGTFVGVLPGIGPALALSLLLPLTYGFDPTGALIIFAGIYYGSLYGGAITSILLNTPGEAGSVATAIDGYPMAKAGRAGPALATAVMGSFFAGIISTLGLTFLAPVVANLAKSFQATDYFALMVLAFVSVTALVGTSIIRGMVSLFAGLFVGLIGLDFLTGQQRFTFGAPELLGGIDIVIVVIGLFAIGEALYGLARLQLAKEEKVEFSGRIWLNKAERKRVWKPWIRGGFLGFIFGSMPTGGSEVPTFLSYNLEKRLSKHKDEFGKGAIEGIAGPEAANNASFSGVLVPLLTLGIPTSATAAIILSAFQIYNIQPGPQLFETSPDLVWTLIASLFIGNVMLLLINLPLVKVWIKILEIPKELLYTGILVFGVLGVYSISGSLIEVLIVCAIGVAGFFMRVYDFPVAPAILGAILGPMMETQLRRALSISQGDFSVFLTRPLTVVLLLVAVAVLVLPTVLPRILPRRNDADKVGAE; encoded by the coding sequence ATGGATGCCTTCTCTGACCTCGCGAATGGCTTTGCCAACGCTTTTGAGCTGCAGTACCTGATCTACGCCGCCATAGGCGTCACCCTCGGAACCTTCGTCGGTGTCCTACCCGGGATCGGACCGGCTCTCGCGCTGTCGCTGCTGCTTCCACTGACCTATGGTTTCGATCCCACCGGCGCGCTGATTATCTTCGCTGGAATCTACTACGGCTCCCTCTACGGTGGCGCAATCACATCCATCCTGCTCAACACCCCCGGTGAGGCAGGATCGGTGGCGACGGCGATAGACGGGTACCCGATGGCGAAGGCCGGACGTGCCGGTCCAGCCCTGGCAACGGCGGTGATGGGATCATTCTTCGCTGGCATCATCTCCACGCTGGGCCTTACGTTCCTTGCGCCGGTGGTGGCAAATCTGGCCAAGTCGTTTCAAGCCACCGATTACTTTGCTCTGATGGTTCTCGCTTTCGTCTCTGTGACTGCGCTGGTGGGAACTTCCATCATCCGGGGAATGGTCAGTCTCTTTGCGGGGCTGTTCGTTGGACTGATCGGGCTGGACTTCCTGACCGGGCAGCAGCGTTTCACCTTCGGCGCACCGGAGCTGCTCGGCGGAATCGACATCGTCATTGTGGTGATTGGACTCTTCGCCATCGGCGAGGCCCTCTACGGCCTGGCCCGGCTTCAGCTCGCGAAGGAGGAGAAGGTTGAATTCTCCGGTCGGATCTGGCTGAATAAAGCCGAACGCAAACGCGTCTGGAAACCGTGGATCCGCGGGGGGTTTCTCGGCTTCATCTTCGGCTCCATGCCTACGGGCGGCTCCGAAGTGCCGACCTTCCTGTCCTACAACCTGGAGAAGCGGCTCTCGAAGCACAAGGACGAATTCGGCAAAGGCGCCATCGAAGGCATCGCCGGACCTGAGGCAGCCAACAACGCATCGTTTTCTGGCGTGCTGGTGCCGCTGCTGACCCTGGGCATTCCGACGTCGGCAACAGCGGCCATCATCCTGTCCGCCTTCCAGATCTACAATATCCAGCCCGGCCCTCAGCTCTTTGAGACCTCTCCTGACCTGGTCTGGACCCTGATTGCCTCACTGTTCATCGGTAACGTCATGCTGCTGCTCATCAACCTGCCGCTGGTGAAAGTGTGGATCAAAATCCTTGAAATACCCAAGGAACTGCTCTACACCGGCATCTTGGTGTTCGGGGTCCTGGGCGTGTATTCGATCTCCGGCAGCCTGATCGAAGTGCTGATTGTCTGTGCCATCGGGGTCGCTGGTTTCTTCATGCGGGTCTACGACTTCCCCGTTGCCCCAGCCATTCTGGGAGCCATCCTGGGTCCTATGATGGAAACCCAACTGCGGCGTGCACTCTCTATCAGTCAGGGCGACTTCTCTGTCTTCCTCACCCGTCCGCTGACCGTTGTGCTGCTGCTAGTGGCAGTTGCCGTGCTGGTGCTGCCGACAGTACTGCCACGGATCCTCCCCCGGCGAAACGATGCCGACAAGGTCGGTGCTGAATAG
- a CDS encoding tripartite tricarboxylate transporter TctB family protein, with translation MTHSNNDSVRLSHGKLGTRIAAVVIVLGAAVVLFTAFQIASKGGFGPQQPGFFPIIVGVGLVGFGLAFLIRTTAKPDYALRSQAAEGHADTHWRTLWTVIVGLVIYAVILEPLGYILATTIFFLAIAKIAGSRQWIRDIIVAVLFSVIIYFGFTELLGVRLPAGLLEMVV, from the coding sequence GTGACCCACAGCAATAACGACTCCGTGCGTCTCTCACATGGGAAGCTCGGAACCAGGATCGCCGCCGTCGTCATAGTGCTCGGCGCGGCGGTGGTCCTGTTCACGGCCTTCCAAATTGCTTCCAAGGGCGGCTTCGGGCCTCAGCAGCCAGGGTTCTTCCCCATCATTGTGGGTGTAGGCCTGGTGGGATTCGGCTTGGCCTTCCTGATCAGGACAACGGCGAAACCCGACTACGCGCTGCGGTCACAAGCCGCGGAGGGACACGCCGATACGCACTGGCGTACCCTCTGGACCGTCATCGTCGGCCTGGTGATTTACGCCGTCATCCTTGAACCACTGGGCTACATCCTGGCTACCACAATCTTCTTTCTGGCCATTGCCAAGATCGCCGGCAGCCGTCAGTGGATCCGCGACATCATCGTCGCCGTGCTGTTCTCCGTCATCATCTACTTTGGCTTCACCGAATTACTCGGCGTGCGCCTACCGGCCGGACTATTGGAAATGGTGGTCTAA
- the rsmA gene encoding 16S rRNA (adenine(1518)-N(6)/adenine(1519)-N(6))-dimethyltransferase RsmA: protein MTEPSQPDGTTRTQPLLGAGDIRRLAAHLDIRPTKALGQNFVIDGNTIRRIVSAAGLDETETVLEVGPGLGSLTLGLLDAAARVVAVEIDPALAGLLSDTVAKVRPGAQDRLTVVLADAMRVTELPYSPTALVANLPYNVAVPVVLNLLERFPSLEHGLVMVQDEVADRLAAPPGSRTYGVPSVKAAWYSQMQKAGVIGMNVFWPAPKIASGLVRFTRRDPPQTTATRQEVFAVIDAAFAQRRKTLRAALAGWAGSPVAAEQAIRHAGVDPSARGEVLDVKAFARIAEGGRALFA, encoded by the coding sequence GTGACTGAACCCTCCCAGCCTGACGGCACCACCCGCACTCAGCCTCTGCTGGGGGCCGGAGACATCCGCAGGCTCGCCGCGCATCTGGATATCCGACCCACGAAAGCTCTGGGTCAGAACTTCGTGATCGATGGCAACACTATTCGTCGTATCGTGTCCGCCGCTGGACTGGATGAGACGGAAACGGTCCTGGAGGTGGGGCCGGGTTTGGGGTCCCTGACGCTTGGCCTGCTTGACGCCGCAGCCCGAGTGGTCGCGGTCGAAATTGATCCGGCCCTTGCTGGTCTACTTTCGGACACGGTAGCCAAGGTGCGTCCCGGAGCTCAGGACCGGCTAACGGTTGTCCTGGCCGATGCTATGCGCGTCACGGAACTGCCATACTCGCCCACGGCGCTGGTAGCGAACCTGCCATACAACGTTGCCGTGCCGGTTGTCCTGAATCTGCTGGAACGCTTTCCCAGCCTCGAGCATGGTCTCGTCATGGTCCAGGACGAGGTAGCGGATCGTCTGGCTGCGCCTCCCGGATCACGGACGTATGGCGTTCCGTCGGTCAAAGCCGCCTGGTATTCGCAGATGCAGAAGGCAGGCGTCATTGGGATGAACGTTTTCTGGCCAGCACCAAAGATCGCGTCCGGGCTGGTGCGTTTTACCCGGCGGGACCCTCCACAGACCACGGCCACCCGGCAAGAGGTGTTTGCGGTTATCGACGCGGCGTTTGCCCAGCGCAGGAAGACGCTGCGGGCAGCTCTGGCCGGGTGGGCCGGCAGCCCCGTAGCGGCAGAACAGGCCATCCGGCATGCGGGCGTGGACCCGAGTGCTCGTGGCGAAGTCCTCGATGTGAAGGCTTTTGCCCGGATTGCAGAAGGCGGTCGTGCGTTATTTGCCTGA
- a CDS encoding ABC-F family ATP-binding cassette domain-containing protein translates to MAHLLGAENVSVSYATRTILDGVTIGLEEGERVGVVGRNGDGKSTLMRLLANHDTPDTGRVTKRRDVSVGFLDQQDVLNGDLGVGEAIVGEQADHEWAANPRIREIMGGLVADVDWHSPVASLSGGQRRRVALAKLLIADNDVIMLDEPTNHLDVEGVAWLAQHLRQRWRPSVGGLLLVTHDRWFLDEVCTRTWEVHDAMIDVFDGGYAAYVLARAERDRTASVVESKRQQLVKKELAWLRRGAPARTAKPKFRIEAANDLIADVPEPRNSLALTQMATARLGKDVLDLEDVSLSLGGKELFKNITLRLAPGERLGVVGVNGAGKTTMLYLLNGDVEPDTGRRKKGKTVQTAVLSQDVGELADVEDLRVIEVIENEKRVFNVGGREVSAGQLVEQLGFSNERQWTLVRDLSGGERRRLQLLRLLVGEPNVLMLDEPTNDLDTDTLAAVEDVLDGWPGTLVVVSHDRYLLERVTDHQMALLGDGRLRGLPGGVDQYLQLRHGMTSGGPSSGSPMAAESGSNQETTTAPPSEGGGDRRQARKDLTRIERQLGKNATQIEKIQAHMTEAGSASDIDFETLAGLKGKLSAAQGERESLEEQWIAAAEAAGN, encoded by the coding sequence TTGGCACATTTGCTCGGTGCTGAAAACGTCAGCGTCTCCTATGCCACCCGAACCATCCTCGACGGCGTGACCATCGGCCTTGAAGAAGGTGAGAGGGTCGGAGTGGTTGGTCGCAACGGGGACGGCAAATCTACGCTGATGCGTCTTCTTGCCAACCACGACACCCCAGATACGGGGAGAGTCACCAAACGCCGCGATGTCAGCGTCGGCTTCCTTGACCAGCAGGACGTCCTCAATGGCGACCTTGGCGTGGGCGAGGCGATCGTGGGGGAGCAAGCCGATCACGAATGGGCGGCCAATCCTCGCATCCGGGAGATCATGGGAGGTCTGGTTGCAGACGTCGACTGGCATTCGCCGGTGGCATCACTGTCCGGTGGCCAACGTCGCCGTGTGGCCCTGGCCAAACTGCTGATCGCCGACAACGACGTCATCATGCTTGATGAACCCACCAACCATCTGGACGTTGAGGGCGTGGCGTGGCTGGCCCAGCACCTGCGGCAACGATGGCGTCCCAGTGTCGGCGGATTACTGTTGGTCACCCACGACCGCTGGTTCCTTGACGAAGTCTGCACCCGCACGTGGGAAGTTCACGATGCGATGATAGACGTATTTGACGGCGGCTACGCTGCGTACGTACTCGCACGTGCCGAACGCGACCGGACGGCTTCTGTGGTCGAGAGCAAACGCCAGCAACTGGTCAAGAAAGAACTGGCGTGGCTACGGCGGGGGGCACCGGCCCGCACGGCAAAACCAAAATTCCGCATCGAGGCGGCCAATGATCTCATCGCTGACGTCCCCGAACCCCGGAACAGCCTGGCTCTGACCCAGATGGCAACCGCGAGGCTCGGCAAAGATGTCCTCGATCTCGAGGACGTTTCCCTGTCCCTTGGTGGCAAGGAATTGTTCAAGAACATCACCCTGCGGCTGGCGCCCGGCGAGCGACTCGGCGTCGTCGGCGTCAACGGCGCGGGCAAGACCACTATGCTTTACCTGCTCAACGGCGACGTCGAACCTGATACAGGGCGACGCAAAAAAGGGAAAACGGTCCAGACCGCGGTTCTGTCGCAGGACGTTGGGGAACTGGCGGATGTCGAGGACCTGCGGGTCATCGAGGTCATCGAGAATGAGAAGCGAGTCTTCAACGTTGGCGGCCGTGAGGTGTCCGCCGGGCAGTTGGTGGAGCAGCTGGGGTTTTCCAATGAACGTCAGTGGACACTGGTCCGGGATCTCTCCGGCGGTGAGAGACGACGCCTGCAACTGCTGCGTCTGCTCGTGGGGGAGCCCAACGTACTGATGTTAGATGAGCCCACCAACGACCTCGACACGGACACCCTCGCAGCAGTGGAGGATGTCCTGGATGGATGGCCTGGCACCCTGGTAGTAGTTTCCCACGACCGTTATCTTCTGGAGCGTGTCACCGACCACCAAATGGCACTGCTGGGCGACGGTAGGCTGCGCGGGCTACCCGGCGGTGTGGACCAGTATCTACAACTGCGCCACGGAATGACATCCGGTGGACCCTCCTCCGGATCGCCAATGGCAGCTGAGAGCGGATCCAACCAGGAGACGACGACGGCGCCACCATCCGAGGGCGGCGGGGACCGGAGACAGGCTCGCAAAGACCTCACTCGGATTGAGCGACAGCTGGGGAAGAACGCTACCCAGATCGAAAAAATTCAGGCGCACATGACCGAGGCAGGATCGGCATCGGACATCGATTTCGAAACGCTCGCCGGACTCAAAGGAAAACTCAGCGCGGCGCAGGGGGAGCGGGAATCCTTGGAAGAGCAGTGGATCGCCGCCGCGGAGGCCGCCGGGAACTAG
- a CDS encoding Bug family tripartite tricarboxylate transporter substrate binding protein — translation MRTSSNISQKRRLAQLGAPFAAGLLVLTGCGGSSGGSSGEAAANYPTEAIEIMAPADPGGGYDMTARSISRSLTEGGVIETGSDVYNVPGGSGTIGLTQFVGDNAGDPHQLMVIGKILVGAIEQTDSQVSLENTTPIARLTAEYDAIAVPADSKYETLKQLMEDFKSDPGSIAWGGGSVGGVDQILVAKLAEATGIEPSKINYIPYSGGGELTPAVLSGDVTAAVSGLAEFSDQIAAGEMRLLAVSSEEPIEGVDAPTIIEAGYDVSIANWRGVVAPPEISDEQREAVVSIIEKMHDTDEWQETLEANNWEDYLMTGDEFGDYLEQEDKDITKTLTDLGILE, via the coding sequence ATGAGAACATCGAGCAACATCTCCCAGAAGCGCCGGTTGGCACAGTTGGGTGCACCATTCGCAGCAGGGCTGCTGGTGCTGACAGGCTGTGGCGGAAGCAGTGGCGGAAGCAGCGGCGAAGCAGCTGCCAATTACCCCACTGAGGCCATCGAAATCATGGCTCCCGCTGATCCCGGCGGCGGCTACGACATGACTGCCCGCTCTATTTCACGGTCCCTGACCGAGGGCGGCGTCATTGAAACCGGCAGCGACGTTTATAACGTGCCCGGCGGTTCTGGCACTATCGGTCTGACCCAGTTTGTCGGCGACAACGCCGGCGACCCGCACCAACTGATGGTCATCGGCAAAATCCTGGTTGGCGCCATTGAGCAGACCGACTCGCAGGTCAGCCTAGAGAACACGACGCCGATCGCCCGCCTGACGGCCGAGTACGATGCCATTGCGGTGCCAGCTGACTCGAAGTACGAAACCCTTAAGCAACTCATGGAGGACTTCAAGTCAGATCCGGGCAGCATCGCCTGGGGCGGCGGATCGGTGGGAGGCGTAGACCAGATTCTGGTCGCCAAGCTGGCCGAGGCCACCGGCATTGAACCGAGCAAGATCAATTACATTCCCTACTCCGGCGGCGGCGAGTTGACTCCCGCGGTCCTCTCCGGCGATGTCACTGCTGCGGTATCCGGGCTTGCCGAATTCTCGGACCAGATAGCCGCCGGCGAAATGCGCCTGCTGGCCGTCTCCAGTGAGGAACCCATCGAGGGCGTTGACGCCCCTACCATCATCGAGGCCGGCTATGACGTCTCTATTGCCAACTGGCGCGGCGTTGTTGCACCGCCGGAGATCTCCGATGAGCAGCGCGAAGCGGTCGTGTCCATAATTGAAAAGATGCACGATACCGACGAGTGGCAGGAGACTCTGGAAGCCAACAACTGGGAGGACTACCTCATGACCGGTGATGAGTTCGGCGATTATCTCGAACAAGAGGATAAGGACATCACCAAGACCCTCACGGACCTGGGGATCCTCGAGTGA